The Lolium perenne isolate Kyuss_39 chromosome 6, Kyuss_2.0, whole genome shotgun sequence genome segment acatctagattacaagcatcatcatatgaatctcgatcatgtaaggcagctcatgagattattgtattgaagtacatagggagagagattaaccacatagctaccggtacagccccttagcctcgatggagaactactccctcctcatgggagacagcagcggtgatgaagatggcggtggagatggcagcggtgtcgatggagaagccttccggaggcacttccccgtcccggcggcgtgccggaacagagacttctgtcccccagatcttggcttcgcgatggcggcgactctggtaggtttctcgtaccgtggcttttccgtatcgatgttttaggtcaggtaactttatataggcgaagaggcggagtcggaaggtcgacgaggcgacgacacactagggggcgcggcccaccccctggccgcgccagcctgtcatctggggcccacagggctcccctctggcggttctcgggtgttctggaagcttcgtccaattctaagactctgggcgttgatttcgtccaattccgagaatatttccttactaggatttttgaaaccaaaaacaaaagaaaacaggaactggcacttcggcatctcgtcaataggttagttccggaaaacgcataaaaatgatataaagtgtgaacaaaacatgtaggtactgtcataaaacaagcatggcacatcagaaattatagatacgttggagacttaTCAACGACGTCAAGCCGCCGGCAAGGGGGACGTGGCCGGTGGGGTATGTTGATATTTCTGACTCGGTCAATGCCCATGTGGCATCTGATGTGGCCGCTGGCCCATCAGTCAGTAGCTGTAGCTAGGGGTAGTCGGGTACGTTTAGTATTTCTATTTATTTCAAATTCGAGAAAATACTGAAATTTTACagaaatatataaaattcatttcaacttataaaaatacaaataagatatcaaaatgctcacaaaaataaactctattcaataaaaatataatatgaaaatgtttaaaaaTCAATTATtttatgtcttttattttatccaaaatacaatttgaattcaataattagttaaGTTAAAAAATAAATAGTAACTATTCAGTAAGTGAAGAAAATGTTAAAATTGATTATCTATATCATATTTTCATTAACTCAAATATTAGTGGTATTTTAAAAACtttaatttgcaaattaccatttaccattttctttaaataataataaagtaaGAAAATGTTAAAAACTAATATTAGTTTTAAAAGTTATTCATTTAAGGTAATCATTGTCACTTTGAGGTAATCGTTGTTGactagcttgcgctcatcgaactccgCCTTGATCGTCGCCCAATACTTCCCAtacttttggttggcgccgatgatgtcATGGATCACCGTCGACCACGACTTGCAGAGACATTAATCCTCCAAAACCATCCACTtagggcctcgtgtgcccgaggccttcttcttcctcacgccGACCGCGTCAACCTCCATGAGATCATCTGCATCCTCCGCGGCACCCGCGTCCTCGTCATCCTCTTCGTCGCtgccctcttcgtcctcgtcctagtcgtcctccacccctcctcgccctcctcctcctcctcaccacCGGCGCTCGCGAATTTGAGCGGGCCCCTGCGGAGAGTGAACGAGGCGCCGTCCGCACCGGGGACTGGCTCGCACTGGGGCTCTTGAAGCCACCCTGCGGCAGCGTATCCTCGTACTGCGGTGACAAGTTCGGTGTCACGCGCCTGGGAGTGGCataggggccgtcgttgtagaagccGGATGTCGACGGGGACAACACTCCTAGAATGTACGTTGGCCccgacgtactccatgggctcgcgttgcTGGCCACGATACACGCGGCCAGCGCGTGCTGGTGCGCgcatgccgccaccatcttcttctcTAGCTGCGCTGCCCTCCGTCCCCTCTGCTTCACCGTCGATAGCTTGCGGTGCAGGCAGTCTTGCTGCCACTAATTATCAGTCCAGACTtttggcttcttcttcggagccGGTGCCTTCCACGGCTTCGCGAAGGGCGCCTTCACCCCTTTCGTCTCATTGCCCGGTGGCTTGgtggccgctttcttggccacTTTTTGGGGCCTGTCGGCGGCGCCATGAAAGGGGAGAGGGCAGTGGCGGCGGGAGGGATAGAGTagcgacggcgggagggagaaatgaaTCAGCGGGATAGGCGGTGAAATTTGTTGGGAGGGCAGAAATGCGCGGCAGGAGAGGCGCGATGGCGGGAGAGGGGGCGAATTTTTATGTGATTCTAACGCGTTGGGCACGCCACTCTcgacctcgcttttcgttgtgttcggcgtgcccggagcgtcccctgtgtagcgggcaCAGGCTCggagcgccggacaccgtatcgggccgcgccggacggaAGGAGGCTTTGGGCGCGCGGCTGGGAACACAATTTTGTCCAGCACgctccaaatccctttggggacgctttgggggacgcgactgtagATGCATCACCCAAGTCATCAGGTTCTATAAGAACCATGGTATCATCCGCATACTGTAGATGCATCACCCCTGGAATAAGGTGGCGGACCACTCCTTGATGTGACCCGCCGAGTTGGCTTTGGTGAGCATCGCCGCCAACCCGTCTACCATGAAGTCGAACAAGATGGGGGACAAAGGGTCCCCCTGACGCATTCCCCTGGCGTTACGGAAGAAAGACCCTATTTCTCTGTTGATGTTAATAGCCGTTTGGCCTCCCATGACCAACTGCACATGCGATGAACCACCATCTTATAGAAATGCTTCCTGAGTAGGATTTCTCAGAGGAACTCCCAGTTTACACGGTCGTACGCCTTCTCGAATTCCATTTTTAGAAGTCGACCCCTATGCTTCTTGGACCGGAGCTCGTGCACAATCTCGTGAAGTGCCAACACTCCCTCGTGGAGGCACCTACCATTGATGAACACAATTTGACTCCGATCGATGGTCCTATGGGCAATAGCAGCAAAGCGGATCGCATATGCTTTCACAACAAATTAAAAAATAACATGAATTAGCGGTATTGGTCTGTATTGCTTAATGGTGTCTGCCCCCTTAAAGTTGGAAATAAGTGAGAGGATCCCGAAGTTAAGATGCGAGATGTCGACCCTCCCTAGGATCACATATGCTGAGAAGTCTAATCATTTAGCATACTGAGAATTGGTCCCTTCAGGATTCCCCAGAATCACTTATAGAAGAGAACCAGAAGGCCGTCAGGGCCCGGAGCCGATTCAGGCTTCATCCTCGCAAGGACTCGTCAAGCTCCTCGGGGTGAACATGAGTTCCAACCAGGTGTTCTCTCTGCCTTCGACACCTTTTGTCCCTCATCCCAGAGGTTCGGCGCCAGTAACATCACCCTAGTGTCACCCTCCGCTCGCATAAGGCCCAAGTAGAACTGATAGATATGCTCCAACAACTCACACTGCTCCGCGATTTCCCCCTAACCGGAGATCAGACAGGAAAACTGGCATTTCCGACGATGCCCATTCGCAGTCGCATGGAAAGAGGTGGTTCTAACATCCCCTTTGAGCGTCCAGTGcgcccttctaagttgccgctaaTTCTCCTCCTCGACTCTATCCAGCCCAAGGAGCCCCTCCTCCAGGTGTTATCGGAGGGCCCTGATGGgtccgttgcatggaaaacaaaaattttctaccgcaaagacgaataaatccaagatctaatctatggaaaagccaagatctaatctatgagatcggagcaacaagatgtatgtgagactaaccctcgaagattccaaagcctacgagatcagatctcgttgttgatgtagtcgatcgtcccggtgctgcaatccggcatcaCTTCCGTActtggtcgcgcgtacggtgtcgatggagcccgtcctctccccgttccagcgggcagcggaggtgtggtagatctccacggaatcccagcagcacgacggcgtggtggtggtggtggagaagaaaaactgcagggcttcgcctaagctggAGCAGtgtatggaggaggaagagagggggcggctagggtttggtgaatgggtgtggtggccggccaccccctcccctctttatatagggggaggggtcggcctagggtttccccctggCCCCAACTCATCCTTGGCCGGCGCATGGGGGGATTTCTTCCCCCTCAAGCCTTCCCCTTTATCTCTTCAGTTAAACACTTTAATTTTGGAGATAGATTTTATCTctagatttaaaccatttaaattagagatagatcttatctctatggGTGGGCCGGCCTaggcccacatgtcatagtgggaAGGACCCACaatgccatgtggcgcctatgtggcccctcccggggtggtgggcccacttgtgaccctctagaaccttctagaagctccggtcaaaaacaCCGGAACTTTCCTGAACCCCGGAatgtgacttcccatatatgaatcttattctccggaccattccggacctcctcgtgatgtcatggatcccatccgagactccgaacaaacttcggtctccatctcatattccgaatctacctaTGCgatatcgaaccttaagcgcgtcaccctacggttcgtgaactatgcagacatggtcgagactcctctccgagcaataaccaatagcgggatctggagatccataatggctctcacatattcaatgataacttagtgatcgattgaaccatttacatacaataccgattccctttgtcacgcgatactttacttgtccgaggttcgatcatcggtatctccataccttgttcaacatcgttatcgacaagtactctttactcgtaccgtggtatgtcatctcttgtgaccaagtcacatgcttgcaagctaatgagacgacattccaccgagagggcccagagtatatctatccgtcatcgggatggacaaatcccactcttgatccatatgcctcaactcacactttcctaatacttaatcccatctttataaccacccatttacgcagtggcgtttgatgtaatcaaagcacccttccggtgtaagtgatttacatgatctcatggtcgaaggactaggtaactatgtatcaaaagcttatagcaagttgaactaatgacttgatcttatgctacgctcatatgagtgtgtgtccattatatcattcaaccaatgacataaccctgttattaataacatccaatgttcatgatcacgaaaccataatcatctatcaatcaacaagctagttatacaagaggcttactagggactccttgttgtttacataacacacatgtatcaatgtttcggttaatacaattatagcatggtatgcaaacatttatcataagcacaaaaatattataataaccactttatttttgcctcttgggcatatctccaataggcCCATCCCTCTGCTTGGTCACCTTCTCTTTCCGTGTTGTCTTTCAATCCATGTCTAGGGTTTTGTCCGTCAAAGATACGGTGGAGCAATTGGGATGTTGGCTCCCAGATAAATTTCCAGTCAGTCTGTGCGCGACTGGTGGTCTTCCATCAATCCATCTCCAGGGAGTTTGTAGGAAATTCATCACCCCTCTGGTCAATCTTTGTCTCTTAACCTTTGGGTCGAGAAAGACAGAGGGTGTTCAGAAACATTTCGACTAGGCGACTAACAATCTTAGAAGACGCCGTGTGAAGTATCGCCTGGCCAAATCGTTTGAGTTTCATTATACCGCTAGAATGGATATGTTGTTTTAGTTTAGGCGCTTGCGAGTGATGTGTTGTTGTAACGCTTCAAACATTTCGTAATTATTAAAATAAGGAAAAAGAACAATCTCCTGtctaaagaaaaaaaaagtaaCCAAAGCGTGTATCACGACGACATAAGTCTAGAACGACGAATGCATGGACATCCAGGACGAGTAGGATTGAGTATTGTTCGTAtatggtcctcctcctcctatcGTTCATGTCTTCCTAACCCTTATCCCAACAGTATGTGCGTCAGATTTCAGGTCTTGCGTTTTCAGATTCCCGTAACAGAAATTAATTACTTTTTTTAGGTAAGAAATTTATTACTGGGTTGAATTTGTTTATTAGCAAGTGAGGATCGGTGGCAAATTAATTCATGCATTTTCTTCAATTCCGTCTCCGGGTGATATATTGGGCCGTCTACGATGTACACACATGCGTAATTCACGAGGTTTCCATGCATGGCAGCGACTGAATCGGCTGTATCGATGAGAGGCGATAATGTGAGCGATCGACGCCGGCCTGCCGTCCACACGTCGTGCCCTGCTAATTGGAAGCCACACGTCGTACATAACAAGGGTAGGCGCGCGCCCGTGTAACACGCACGCACGTACGGTACTGCAGCAAGCTATAGCTTCAGCACAGCACTGTTCTTCAGTTCCTATAAATAGGCAGCAGCAGCTCGTTAGTTTTCCATCCCAAGCACAACCAGGTTGCCAAGTAATCACTGAGCTTAGTTAGCTTGGGAGTGAGAGTGAGAGTGATCGAGCTAGCCAAGATGTTCGGATTGTTTACTCGGGCGCAGCTCAAGGGAAAGGTGTTGCTCCAGCGCAGGAACGTCCTCGACTTGAACCACTCCAGCGGCGCCCCCCTCAGCCACGACACCTGGGATGAGTTCACCACCAAAGGCGTCACCTGTCAGCTCATCAGCTCCACCGTCGCCGATCAAAGTAATTAACATCTGAATACATGCATATATACATCCATCTATATATTAGCCTACCTACTGCATTAGTAGTATTACTTAGCATGATCTCCTTTCCCTCCTTTCAAAATAGATATCCAGAGTCACAAATACTATATCTATCTATGTCTTTCATGAAGATCTAGAACATGCTCAACAAGCGTTTTGTAATAATGTTTAGAAAATGATCATGGTAATAGTCTCCGGCCATCTATTATTCGCCGATCAAAGTATCAGTGCAAAAAATACTCATATAGGTTTCTTTCTACAGTTTTTTAAAAATAAAGTGAAATATAGCTAATTAGCTAAGCAGCTAACAAGAATGGGCCATCATCGATGTACAGACGACGCCAGCCGGGGTCTGGTGGGTGAGGAGGAGCGCGTGGAACACTGGGTGATGCACTTGCCCCCAATGACCCACAGCGACACCACCTACGATGTCACCTTCGACTGGGACGTGAAGAAGCAGGGCCTCCCCGGCGCCGTCATCGTCCGCAACTACCACGCCACCCAGTTCCTTCTCAAGACCATCACCATCGACCACGTCCCCGGCCACCACGGCCCCATCGTCTTCATCGCAAACTCATGGGTCTACAACACCGACAAGTACCACTACGACCGAGTCTTCTTCACCAACGATGTACGAGTCTAGCTTCATTTCCTGAATTCACTTCTATACCAACAACAACAAGAATAATGAACAAAAAATTGACAAGCATATGCAATGCGGTGCAGACTTGCCTGCCGAGCAACATGCCGGTGCTGCTCCAGCCGTACCGGGAGGAGGAGCTCCAGATCCTGCGAGGCGACCACCCCAAGCAGAAGCACGACCGCGCCTACCAAGACCACGACCGTGTCTACCGCTACGACCTCTACAACGACCTCGGCGATCCCGACAACAAGAGCCCCCGCCCCACCCTCGGCGGCCCCGACAGCCCCTACCCTTACCCGCGCCGCGGCCGCACCGGCAGGAAGCCCATGAAGAGCGATCCCACGTGCGAGAGCCGCAACGTCGTGCCCGTGCTTCAGCAGTTCTACGTGCCCCGCGACGAGTGCTTCAACCACGTCAAGAAGGCTGACTTCACCTCCTACCTCCTCAAGGCAATCAGCGCCGGCATCCTCCCCCTCGCCAGGGAGCTCTTCGACACCGCTGTGCCGCGCGAGTTCGACGCCTTCGAGGACATGTACAAGCTCTACGAGGGCGGGATCAAGATCCCCGATGTCCCCGTCATGGACCTAATGTTCAAAGTCTTCCCGCCGCTCAAGAGCATCTGCCCGTCCGGCGGCTCCTACCTCTTGAAGATGCCCATGCCGGAGGTCATCAAGAACGACAAGCTCGCATGGCGCACGGACGAGGAGTTTGCCCGCGAGATGCTCGCCGGCCTCAACCCGCACATCATCACGCGCCTGCAGGAGTTTCCTCCCAGGAGCAAGCTTGACGGGTACGGCGACCAGACCAGCACCATCAAGGTGGAGCACATCCAGCCCTACCTCGGCAAGCTCACCGTCGACAAGGCGATCACCGACGGCAGGCTCTTCATCCTGGACCACCACGACAACTTCATACCTCAGCTGCTCAAGATCAACAGCCTCGAAAACACCTTCGTCTACGCCACCAGGACGTTGCTCATCCTGCAGGACGACGACACCCTCAAGCCAATCGCCATCGAGCTCAGCAGGCCACGCCTTGACGAAATCGGCACCAAAGTGGTCGGCGCCGACAGCAAGGTCTACACGCCCCCCTCCTCTGCAGGCTCCGAGTCGGACAACAAGGTCCAGGACACCATCTGGCAGCTGGCCAAGGCCTACGCCGCCGTGAACGACTCCGCCTGGCACGGGCTCATCAGCCACTGGCTCCACACCCATGCGGTGATCGAGCCGTTCATCATCGCCACCAACCGGCAGCTCAGCGTCACCCACCCCATCTACAAGCTCCTGCAGCCGCACTACCGTGACACCATGATGATCAATGCCCTCGCACGCCAAGTCCTCATCAGCGCTGGCGGCTTCTTTGAGATGACTGTCTGCCCCGGTGAGTACGCACTCAGAATCTCCTCTGACGTCTACAAGAACTGGAACTTCACCGAGCAGGCACTGCCCGTAGACCTCATGAAGAGGGGTGTGGCGAAGCATGACTCCACCAGCCCCTGTGGAGTGTCGCTGCTCATCAAGGACTACCCGTACGCGGTGGACGGGCTTGCTGTCTGGTCGGCCATCGAGAACTGGGCCGACGAG includes the following:
- the LOC127308239 gene encoding putative linoleate 9S-lipoxygenase 3; the protein is MFGLFTRAQLKGKVLLQRRNVLDLNHSSGAPLSHDTWDEFTTKGVTCQLISSTVADQNDASRGLVGEEERVEHWVMHLPPMTHSDTTYDVTFDWDVKKQGLPGAVIVRNYHATQFLLKTITIDHVPGHHGPIVFIANSWVYNTDKYHYDRVFFTNDTCLPSNMPVLLQPYREEELQILRGDHPKQKHDRAYQDHDRVYRYDLYNDLGDPDNKSPRPTLGGPDSPYPYPRRGRTGRKPMKSDPTCESRNVVPVLQQFYVPRDECFNHVKKADFTSYLLKAISAGILPLARELFDTAVPREFDAFEDMYKLYEGGIKIPDVPVMDLMFKVFPPLKSICPSGGSYLLKMPMPEVIKNDKLAWRTDEEFAREMLAGLNPHIITRLQEFPPRSKLDGYGDQTSTIKVEHIQPYLGKLTVDKAITDGRLFILDHHDNFIPQLLKINSLENTFVYATRTLLILQDDDTLKPIAIELSRPRLDEIGTKVVGADSKVYTPPSSAGSESDNKVQDTIWQLAKAYAAVNDSAWHGLISHWLHTHAVIEPFIIATNRQLSVTHPIYKLLQPHYRDTMMINALARQVLISAGGFFEMTVCPGEYALRISSDVYKNWNFTEQALPVDLMKRGVAKHDSTSPCGVSLLIKDYPYAVDGLAVWSAIENWADEYVKIYYPSANVVQDDAELQAWWKEVREVGHGDIKDQPWWPKMTTVQELVRSCATIIWIASALHAAVNFGQYSYAGYLPNRPTVSRRPMPEPGTKEYQEVETNPDMAFIHTITSQLQSIIGVSVIEVLSNHSSDEVYLGQRDEPQWTSDDRAKKVFDKFSKSLIDIEKSIISRNKDENLKNRNGPAQFPYMLLYPNTSDIDGESATGITAKGIPNSISI